In a genomic window of Aeromicrobium panaciterrae:
- the nirB gene encoding nitrite reductase large subunit NirB — MTKKKLAVVGAGMVAHRLVEAMVERGADQEWDIEVFGDETRPPYDRVALTSFFSNSDPDDLLLGDGELWKRPGVRLYRGSIVSHIDREAKQIHARNTTFEYDRLVIATGSYATVPPVEGSDLPGCFVYRTVDDVAELRAWVTDREAALGRKVKGAVVGGGLLGLEAAGALTALGAETTVIEFADWLMPMQVDQAGGGALQRIIEQMGVEVRTSTATSKLRADRDGKVARMQFADGEKIQADVVVFATGVRPRDELAREAGLEVGERGGVIADKYCATSDESIFAIGEVAHIAGRLWGLVGPGYSMAEVVADRLLGGDATFEGADLSTKLKLLGVDVASFGDAFAATNGSLEVVYADPLAGIYKKLVMSDDAQTLLGGMLVGDASAYTNLRPMVGRALGSDPTAWLLPEGMEPPTGGTLPDDANVCSCNNVTAGTVRGAVTDHQCTDIAAVKACTKAGTSCGSCVSLVKKLMETQMAEEGLEVNTALCEHFAYTRAQLFDVVRVSEITTFSELVEKHGTGRGCDICRPVAASILASLGNGHVLDGENAAIQDTNDHVMANLQKDGTYSVVPRIPGGEVTPEGLIVIGQVAADYGLYTKITGGQRIDLFGARIEQLPAIWKRLVDAGFESGHAYGKSLRTVKSCVGQSWCRYGVQDSTTLAVDLELRYRGLRSPHKLKLAVSGCARECAEARGKDVGIIATDKGWNMYVGGNGGFTPRHAQLFAEDLSTEDLVRAIDRFLMYYVRTADRLQRTAPWLESVEGGIEAVRAVVFEDSLGIAADLDAAMEAHVDAYEDEWAATLADDEKLARFASFVNAPETPDPDLVYVEERGQRRPANGDERAVLIAGTSIPVREAEVVV; from the coding sequence ATGACTAAGAAGAAGCTCGCAGTTGTTGGCGCCGGCATGGTCGCTCATCGTCTTGTCGAGGCGATGGTCGAGCGTGGAGCCGACCAAGAGTGGGACATCGAAGTCTTCGGCGACGAGACTCGCCCCCCGTACGACCGCGTCGCACTGACGTCCTTCTTCTCCAACAGCGATCCCGACGACCTGCTTCTCGGCGACGGCGAACTGTGGAAGCGCCCGGGCGTACGCCTCTACCGCGGATCGATCGTCAGTCATATCGATCGCGAAGCGAAGCAGATTCACGCTCGCAACACGACTTTTGAGTACGACCGCTTGGTGATTGCCACCGGTTCGTACGCCACGGTGCCTCCCGTCGAGGGCTCTGACCTGCCGGGCTGCTTCGTCTACCGCACCGTCGATGACGTCGCGGAGCTCCGCGCCTGGGTGACTGACCGCGAGGCTGCGCTGGGCCGCAAAGTCAAGGGAGCCGTCGTGGGTGGCGGACTACTCGGGCTCGAAGCGGCTGGCGCGCTGACGGCGCTCGGCGCCGAGACCACAGTCATCGAGTTTGCCGACTGGCTGATGCCGATGCAGGTCGATCAGGCCGGCGGCGGCGCACTCCAGCGGATCATCGAACAGATGGGTGTCGAAGTTCGTACGTCCACCGCGACCTCCAAGCTGCGCGCGGACCGCGACGGCAAGGTCGCACGCATGCAGTTCGCCGACGGCGAGAAGATCCAGGCCGATGTCGTGGTCTTCGCGACCGGTGTACGACCGCGCGACGAGCTCGCCCGCGAGGCAGGGCTTGAGGTGGGCGAACGCGGGGGAGTGATCGCCGACAAGTACTGCGCCACCAGCGACGAATCGATCTTCGCGATCGGCGAGGTTGCGCACATCGCCGGCCGCCTGTGGGGTCTCGTGGGACCGGGCTACTCGATGGCCGAGGTCGTCGCTGACCGACTCCTCGGTGGCGACGCGACGTTCGAGGGTGCGGATCTGTCGACCAAGCTCAAGTTGCTCGGTGTCGACGTCGCCAGCTTCGGCGATGCCTTCGCCGCGACCAACGGCAGCCTCGAGGTTGTCTATGCCGATCCGCTGGCGGGCATCTACAAGAAGCTCGTCATGAGTGACGACGCACAGACACTGCTGGGCGGCATGCTCGTCGGTGACGCCAGCGCCTACACGAATCTCCGACCCATGGTGGGCCGCGCGCTCGGCAGCGATCCGACGGCGTGGCTGCTGCCCGAAGGTATGGAGCCGCCGACCGGTGGCACGCTGCCGGACGACGCCAACGTCTGCTCCTGCAACAACGTGACGGCCGGAACCGTACGCGGTGCTGTGACTGACCACCAGTGCACCGACATCGCTGCGGTGAAGGCGTGCACGAAGGCCGGCACGAGCTGCGGCTCGTGCGTCTCCCTGGTCAAGAAGCTCATGGAGACCCAGATGGCCGAGGAGGGCCTCGAGGTCAACACCGCGTTGTGCGAGCACTTCGCGTACACCCGCGCTCAGTTGTTCGACGTCGTCAGGGTCAGCGAGATCACGACGTTCTCCGAGCTCGTCGAGAAGCACGGCACTGGCCGCGGTTGCGACATCTGCCGCCCCGTCGCGGCATCGATCCTCGCCTCGCTCGGCAACGGACACGTCCTCGACGGCGAGAACGCGGCGATCCAGGACACCAACGACCACGTCATGGCCAACCTGCAGAAGGACGGCACCTACTCGGTCGTACCCCGCATCCCCGGCGGTGAAGTCACCCCCGAAGGACTGATCGTGATCGGTCAGGTGGCCGCTGACTATGGGCTCTACACGAAGATCACCGGCGGTCAGCGCATCGATTTGTTCGGCGCTCGCATCGAGCAGCTGCCCGCGATCTGGAAGCGCCTCGTCGACGCAGGCTTCGAGTCGGGTCACGCGTACGGCAAGTCGCTTCGCACGGTGAAGTCCTGTGTCGGGCAGTCGTGGTGCCGTTACGGAGTGCAGGACTCGACGACTCTCGCGGTCGACCTGGAGCTCCGCTATCGCGGCCTCAGGTCGCCGCACAAGCTCAAGCTCGCCGTGTCTGGCTGCGCCCGCGAGTGCGCTGAGGCCCGCGGCAAGGACGTCGGCATCATCGCGACCGACAAGGGTTGGAACATGTACGTCGGCGGCAACGGCGGGTTCACACCGCGCCACGCGCAACTGTTCGCTGAGGACCTCAGCACCGAGGACCTTGTACGCGCGATCGATCGCTTCCTCATGTACTACGTACGCACGGCTGACCGCCTGCAGCGCACCGCGCCGTGGCTCGAGTCGGTCGAGGGTGGCATCGAAGCCGTACGTGCCGTCGTGTTCGAGGACAGCCTCGGAATCGCTGCCGATCTCGACGCCGCGATGGAGGCTCACGTGGACGCATACGAGGATGAATGGGCGGCAACTCTCGCTGACGACGAGAAGTTAGCGCGGTTCGCATCATTCGTTAACGCGCCGGAAACACCAGACCCCGATCTTGTATATGTCGAGGAACGTGGTCAACGACGACCCGCAAACGGCGATGAACGAGCTGTACTGATCGCCGGTACAAGCATTCCAGTGCGCGAGGCGGAGGTAGTCGTATGA
- a CDS encoding FAD-dependent oxidoreductase, translating to MKVVVIGAGMVGNRFVDELGRIAPDVDVDLLGEESYEPYNRVLLTELVAGRVDLAGLALPTPDEGRVRVRPGAAALEIDRERRCVVTAQGEFEYDHLVLATGARGRVIPIPGLRDGLPRGAHVLRSLDDARDISAAALNVDRAVVIGGGPLGIELACGLQHRGVSVTVMSIMPTMLDRDLDPVVAQIAESTAKDLGIDFVGNAQIASVAVSDGRVTAVRLEDGTSYPAGLVVLAAGTAPETGLAGAAGLETNMGIVVGEDLRTTLDPRISAIGDCAETPSGVSGLVAPGWAQARALARSIAHDTELELPPISGSAMRLKAVGMSVVTMGIRASTASERDRVVTLSDPRERRHVELVARGDTLVGVTCVGAPDLAAHLSTQFDRPGMLPADPMLLLMGTGSMGVVESASPTTMPAATTVCRCNGVTKGDLVHAWDCGSTTVEALASATLATTGCGGCKKLVCGIVDWLQETDPPEISQASDEAREATVPSR from the coding sequence ATGAAGGTTGTAGTCATTGGTGCCGGCATGGTGGGCAACCGTTTCGTCGATGAGCTGGGACGCATTGCGCCCGACGTCGACGTCGACCTGCTCGGCGAGGAGTCGTACGAGCCCTATAACCGTGTGCTGCTGACTGAGCTCGTCGCGGGTCGTGTGGACTTGGCTGGATTGGCCCTGCCGACTCCGGATGAAGGCCGCGTGCGCGTACGCCCGGGTGCCGCCGCACTCGAGATCGACCGGGAGCGCCGCTGTGTCGTCACGGCGCAGGGCGAGTTCGAGTACGACCACCTCGTGCTGGCCACCGGTGCCCGCGGGCGAGTCATCCCGATCCCGGGTCTTCGCGACGGCTTGCCTCGCGGTGCCCACGTTCTCCGCAGCCTTGACGACGCACGCGACATCTCGGCCGCAGCGCTCAACGTCGATCGTGCGGTCGTGATCGGCGGTGGTCCGCTGGGCATCGAGCTCGCCTGTGGCCTGCAGCATCGCGGTGTCAGCGTCACGGTCATGTCGATCATGCCGACGATGCTCGATCGCGATCTCGACCCGGTAGTCGCTCAGATCGCCGAGAGCACCGCCAAGGATTTGGGCATCGACTTCGTCGGTAACGCCCAGATCGCATCCGTCGCAGTTTCCGATGGCCGAGTCACGGCAGTCCGCCTCGAAGACGGAACGTCGTATCCCGCGGGACTCGTCGTGCTGGCTGCCGGCACGGCCCCCGAGACAGGTCTCGCCGGTGCTGCCGGACTTGAGACCAACATGGGCATCGTCGTTGGCGAGGATCTGCGGACAACTCTGGATCCGCGAATCTCAGCCATCGGTGACTGCGCCGAAACTCCCAGTGGAGTCAGCGGTCTGGTCGCGCCGGGCTGGGCTCAGGCCCGAGCCCTGGCTCGCAGCATCGCGCACGACACCGAACTAGAACTCCCACCCATCTCCGGATCGGCCATGCGACTGAAGGCGGTCGGTATGAGCGTCGTGACGATGGGCATCCGCGCCTCGACGGCGTCCGAGCGCGACCGTGTCGTGACGCTGTCCGACCCCCGCGAACGTCGCCATGTTGAGCTCGTCGCCCGTGGCGACACGCTCGTCGGAGTGACCTGCGTCGGAGCGCCTGATCTTGCCGCGCACCTCTCGACCCAGTTCGACCGTCCGGGCATGCTCCCGGCCGACCCGATGCTCCTGCTGATGGGCACCGGTTCGATGGGAGTCGTCGAGAGCGCATCGCCGACGACGATGCCGGCAGCTACCACGGTGTGCCGATGCAACGGCGTGACCAAAGGTGACCTTGTGCACGCTTGGGATTGCGGCTCCACGACGGTCGAAGCGCTTGCCAGCGCGACGCTCGCGACCACGGGTTGTGGCGGGTGCAAGAAGCTCGTCTGCGGCATCGTTGACTGGCTGCAGGAGACCGATCCGCCGGAGATCTCACAGGCGTCGGACGAGGCACGTGAGGCAACCGTTCCGTCGAGGTAA
- a CDS encoding molybdopterin oxidoreductase family protein, translating into MTDTHCPYCALQCAQKLGGDPIAAEPRAFPTNVGGMCQKGWTSAELLRAQDRITTPLRRTPTGFEPVGWDEALDDIAARVQAIQAEHGPDGVAVFGGGGLTNEKAYQLGKFARLALRTRLIDYNGRFCMSSAAAAANRTLGIDRGLPFPLTDLNDADVVVLFGSNLADTMPPAVQHLGGVRERGGLIVVDPRVSATAKLTEEGGGEHVQLVPGTDLVFILGLLHIVFAESLFDSDYLAARVDGVDAVRRSVAEWWPERVAATTGVSETQLRRIARILADASPHRGGKGAFLLTGRGSEQHVDGTDTVTAVINLALTLGLVGAERGGYGAITGQGNGQGGREHGQKSDQLPGYRMIVDPAAREHVAAVWGVDPDAIPGAGVPAVQLLMSLGQPDGPRALFVHGSNVLVSAPDAGTIRRRVESLDLVVVCDFIPSETAMLADYILPVTQWAEEEGTMTGLEGRVLRRRKAVEAPDGVRSELEIFSELAARLDAPSTWPTEPREVYDELRLASAGGRADYAGISYDRLDAGEALYWPCPSEDHPGTPRLFAESFPTPTGKAKMIAVRAVGPDDVLRADAPVWLVTGRVLQHYQSGAQTRRVAKLNDSMPRAYVEIHPVLAQRIGVEGIDNISITSRRGSMVAQARISPDIRPDTVFVPFHFADEGMVNAVTSSATDPVSGMPEFKVCAVQISREATA; encoded by the coding sequence ATGACCGACACGCACTGTCCCTACTGCGCACTCCAATGCGCCCAGAAGCTCGGCGGCGATCCCATCGCCGCCGAGCCGCGGGCGTTCCCGACCAATGTCGGCGGAATGTGCCAAAAGGGCTGGACCAGTGCGGAACTTCTTCGGGCGCAGGATCGCATCACCACGCCGCTTCGCCGTACTCCGACAGGGTTTGAGCCTGTCGGATGGGACGAGGCGCTCGATGACATCGCCGCTCGCGTGCAGGCGATCCAGGCAGAGCACGGGCCGGACGGTGTTGCTGTGTTCGGCGGGGGAGGCCTGACCAACGAGAAGGCCTATCAGTTGGGCAAGTTCGCCCGGCTCGCACTTCGCACGAGGTTGATCGACTACAACGGTCGCTTCTGTATGTCGTCCGCTGCGGCCGCCGCGAATCGCACGCTCGGTATTGACCGTGGGTTGCCGTTCCCGCTGACGGATCTCAACGACGCGGACGTGGTCGTACTGTTCGGCAGCAACCTGGCAGACACCATGCCGCCAGCGGTCCAGCACCTCGGCGGCGTACGCGAGCGCGGCGGGTTGATCGTCGTGGATCCGCGTGTCAGTGCGACTGCCAAGCTCACCGAGGAAGGCGGGGGAGAGCACGTTCAGCTCGTTCCCGGCACCGACCTCGTGTTCATCCTCGGACTCCTGCACATTGTGTTCGCCGAGTCACTGTTCGACAGCGACTACCTCGCGGCACGGGTCGATGGTGTCGATGCCGTACGTCGCAGTGTCGCGGAGTGGTGGCCCGAGCGGGTCGCCGCGACGACGGGCGTCTCCGAGACGCAGCTGCGTCGTATCGCTCGTATCCTGGCGGACGCCAGCCCTCATCGCGGAGGCAAGGGCGCCTTCCTGTTGACCGGCCGCGGCTCCGAACAACACGTCGACGGCACTGACACGGTGACCGCTGTCATCAATCTTGCGCTGACGCTCGGACTCGTCGGAGCCGAGCGCGGTGGTTACGGCGCGATCACGGGTCAGGGCAACGGCCAAGGTGGCCGCGAGCACGGCCAGAAGTCCGACCAGCTTCCCGGCTACCGGATGATCGTTGACCCGGCAGCCCGCGAACATGTCGCCGCCGTATGGGGCGTCGATCCCGACGCGATCCCTGGCGCCGGTGTGCCGGCAGTCCAACTGCTGATGAGCTTGGGTCAACCCGACGGCCCGCGTGCACTGTTCGTGCACGGCAGCAACGTCCTGGTCAGTGCGCCGGATGCCGGCACCATACGTCGCCGCGTCGAGTCACTCGATCTGGTTGTCGTCTGTGACTTCATCCCGTCCGAAACCGCCATGCTCGCCGACTACATCCTCCCGGTCACGCAGTGGGCCGAGGAGGAGGGAACGATGACGGGCCTCGAAGGCCGTGTGCTCCGACGCCGAAAGGCAGTCGAAGCGCCCGACGGCGTTCGCTCGGAGCTCGAGATCTTCTCCGAGCTCGCGGCACGTCTCGACGCGCCAAGCACCTGGCCCACCGAACCGCGTGAGGTGTACGACGAGCTTCGTCTCGCCAGTGCAGGCGGGCGTGCTGACTATGCAGGCATCTCGTACGACCGCCTCGACGCAGGTGAAGCGCTCTATTGGCCGTGCCCGTCCGAGGACCACCCCGGCACGCCGCGACTGTTCGCTGAGTCGTTCCCCACTCCGACTGGAAAAGCAAAGATGATCGCCGTTCGGGCTGTCGGACCCGACGACGTCCTGCGCGCTGATGCACCCGTCTGGCTCGTGACTGGGCGGGTGCTTCAGCACTACCAATCCGGAGCCCAGACCCGTCGCGTCGCGAAGCTCAACGACTCGATGCCGCGCGCGTACGTGGAGATCCATCCCGTACTCGCGCAGCGGATCGGCGTCGAAGGCATCGACAACATCAGTATCACGTCCAGGCGCGGCTCGATGGTCGCTCAGGCGCGCATCAGCCCCGACATCCGCCCGGACACAGTGTTCGTCCCGTTCCATTTCGCAGACGAGGGGATGGTCAACGCCGTGACGAGCTCCGCGACAGATCCAGTGTCCGGAATGCCGGAATTCAAGGTGTGCGCCGTACAGATCAGCAGGGAGGCGACGGCATGA